The DNA window CGCGCTGCGCGAGCTCGACTATCTCTTCGCCACCGTCACCTCCCCCGCCGAGACCGCCGCGTTCGTGGTCGAGCCGATGCTGGGCGAGGGCGGGTACATCCCCGGCAACAGCATGTTCTTCCGTGGGCTGCGCGAACGCGCGGACCGGCACGGCATCCTGCTCGTCTTCGACGAGATCCAGACCGGCTTCGGCCGGACCGGAAAGTTCTTCGGACATCAGCACTTCGGAGTCCGGCCCGACATCATCACCATCGCCAAGGGCCTGGCCAGCGGATTCCCGTTGTCGGGCATCGCGGCACCGCGCGAACTGATGGCCAAGGCATGGCCGGGATCCCAGGGCGGAACCTACGGCGGCAATGCGGTCGCCTGCGCGGCGGCGATCGCCACGCTCGACGTCATCGAATCCGAAGGACTGGTGGACAACGCCGCCGCGCGCGGCACGCAGCTACTCGCGGGCCTGCGCGCGAGTGCCACCAAGGCGATCGGCGATATCCGTGGTCTCGGACTGCTCGCGGGCCTCGAATTCACCACCGCGACCGGCGAACCCGACACCGCAACCGCCACGGCCGCGCAACGGCTCGCGGTCGAGAAGGGTCTGCTGCTGCTCACCTGCGGTGCGCATATGAACGTGGTGCGGATGATCCCGCCGCTGATCGTGACCGACACTCAGATCGACGACGCGCTCGCGATCTGGTCGGCAGTTCTCGCCGAGCTGTAAAACCTTACGCAGCACTGCCCCCTACCCGCCCAGCTCACCGGCGATGGCCAGGAAGCAGGACCGATGACCCGCTACATCACCATCACGCTGACCAAGGCGGGCGTGACCTGCCGCGCCCGCCTGCTCGACGCGGAAGCGCCCAGGACATGCGACGCGGTCTGGAATGCGTTGCCGCAGGAGGGCGATGCATTCCACGCCAAGTACGCCCGCAACGAGGTGTACACCCTCGTACCCCGGATCGGCGCGGCCCCGCACCGCGAGAACCCGACCGTCACCCCCATCCCCGGCGATGTGTGCCTGTTCGATTTCGAACCGTGGGAGATCGGCAACCCCGCCTACGGCTACGAGCCCGGCTCGACCGCACACCACGAGCAGGGCGCAACCGACCTGGCCCTCTTCTACGGCCGCAACAACCTACTTCTCAACGGCGACGTCGGCTGGGTCCCCGGCAATGTCTTCGCCACCATCGAAACCGGCCTCACCGACCTCGCCACTGCCTGCAACACGCTGTGGCTACACGGCGTCCAGGGCGAAACCCTCGCCTTCGCCCGCGCATAAATCGACTCGGAACTACCCTCGCACCCGAAACAGCCGCCGCCGCGATACCTGAATATCGCGGCGGCGGCACACATCACGATCGCCGACAACACAACATCCACCCCGCGCCCCAGGCCACGTCACGCATCACAGTCGCTGTCGTCATCACGGCACCTTCCCGGTGAACATCAGTCAGCGAATCAGGCCGGAAACACCGCTAGATCCACAGCCCCCGGCAATGTCGAGCACGCGCTGGTGCAGGGTCGACGTTTGCCTGCACCAGCGCATGGTGATCGCTTGTCCAGCTGGGGTTTCAGGAGGCGAGGACGTGTTCGGCGTAGCGGGCGAGGGCTAGGACGAGGTCGTCGGAGTGGCGTGGTCCGACGATTTGGAGGCCGACCGGTAGGCCGGCGCGGGTGGTGCCTGCGGGGATGCTGATCGCGGGTTGCTGGGTCATGTTGAAGGGGTAGGTGAATGGTGTCCATTGCGGCCAGCTGGTCAGGTCGCTGCCCGGTGGAACATCGTGGCCGGCCTCGAATGCGGCGATCGGCATCGTCGGGGTGATCAGCACGTCGTAGGTGGCGTGGAAGGCGCCCATGGCGATGCCGAGTTGGGCGGCTACCGCGCGGGCGTCGAGATATTCGACGGCACTGACGGATTCGCCGCGTTCCCAGACCGCGCGCAGACCCTGGTCCATCCGTTCGCGCGTGCCGTCCGGGAATTTCGCCAGCATGGTCGCCGCACCGGCGGCCCACAGCACTTCGAACGCCTCGCGCGGATCACCGAAGCCTGGATCGGCCGCGGTGACCCGCAGCTCGGCCTCGCCCAGCCGCCGCACCGCGGCGTCCACGATGGCGGTGACCTCCGGGTCGACCTCGGCATAACCGAGGGTCGGCGAGTAGGCGACGGTCAGCCCGCGCACGTCGCGCAGCATCTGGCCGCGGAAGGTCGTCACGGTGGGCGGCAGCGCGGTCGGATCGCGCGGATCGGGCAGCGACAGAATATCCATCAGCAGCGCCGCATCCTCGACCGTCCGTGTCATCGGTCCCGCATGCGCCAGCGGACCGAACGGGCTCGCGGGATACAGCGGAATCCGCCCGTGCGTCGGCTTGAAGCCGACGATGCCGCAGAACGCGGCCGGAATGCGGATACTGCCGCCACCGTCGGTGCCGACCGACACCGGGCCCATGCCCGCCGCGACCGCCGCGGCGCTGCCGCCCGACGAACCGCCCGCTGTCGTCGAAGGATCTGCCGGGTTACGAGTGATACCGGTCAGCGGGCTGTCGGTGACTGCCTTCCACGCGATCTCGGGTGTGGTCGTCTTCCCGAGGAACACCATGCCGTCCTCGCGCAGCCGGGCCGCGACCGGACTGTCCACCGGCCAGGGTCCGCTCGGATCGACCGAGGTGGAGCCGCGCCGGGTGGGCCAGCCCTCGGTGAGGAAGATGTCCTTGATCGAAATCGGCACGCCGTCGAGCAGGCCGCGGGCATAGCCGGAATTCCAGCGCGCCTCGGATTCCTTGGCCTGCACCAGTGCTCGATCGGGATCGACCAGACAGAAGGCGTTCAACGCGCCGTCGCGGGCCGCGATGGCCTCCAGGATCGCTTCGGTCGCCTCGACCGGCGACAGAGTTCCGGCCGCGTAGGCCGATACCAACTCGACGGCGGTCATCGCCGCGGGGTGAGTGGCGCTGTTGAGGTCCGGATAGGTCATGGCATGACTCCTTCAGCCGGGCACGTACCCCAGCTCCTTGTCGACCACGTTGTCCAACGGCAGGCCAGTGATCCATTTGTCGAAGTTCTCAGTGAACGCTGTGACGATCTCGGCGCGCCAGCCGATGAAGTCACCCGAATTGTGCGGAGTGATGAGCACATTCGGCAGATCCCACAGCGGATGCCCGGTCGGCAGCGGCTCCGGATCCACTACATCCAGCGCCGCCCCGGCGATCGATCCCGCACTGAGCGCGGCGACGAGGTCGTCGGTCACAACGAGTTCCCCACGCCCGACATTCACAAACCTGGCATGCGGTTTCATCGCGGCGAATGCCCTGGCATCGAACATCTTCCGGGTCTGCGGCGTCAATGGTGCGGCCACCACGACGTAGTCGGCCGCGGGGAGTTCCGCGAGCAGGTCGGCGCCGATATTGCCGAAATCCGGGTCGGTGGTCCGCGCGCGCCTGCCCACCGCACGCACGGTCATCCCGGCGGCACGCAGCAACCGCGCGATGGCGCGGCCGATCGTGCCGGTCCCCACGATGAGGACGGTCGCGCCCACGATCCGCTCGGATTCACGGTGGCGCCAAACGTGGCGCTGCTGCAAGCGCAGCGATCCGCCGAGATCCTTGGCGAAACCGAGGAGCTGGCCCAGCACGTATTCCGCGATGGCCGTGTCGAATACGCCGCGCGTGTTGGTGACGACCACCTCGCTTTCCCGCAATTCGGGGAACATCACCGGATCCACCCCGGTCGATCCCATATGCAGCCAGCGCAACCGATCGGCCGCGTGCCAGGCGTCGGGCACCGCGCGAGTCAGGAAGTCGTAGACGAACAGCACCTCGGCACCGCGCAGGGCGTCGGCGAGCCCGGAGGCTTCGGTGTAGCGCACGTCGGCCCGACCCGCCACCCGGGCCATGAGGTCCGCGCCGGGCACACTGTCACTGTGCAGGACGGTGACAATCGGGCCCTGTTCCACATTGACACACTAAAATCGCATCGTATGATTGTCAACAATCCGACCGTTCTCGGAGGTCTACCGGCTGAGCGCGAGAGGGGCCGCATTGGAACTCAGCTTTCCCGATATCGAAGGTCCCGTCGCACAGCGGGGTATCGGGATCATCGCGCCGTTCGACCTCGCGCTCGAACGAGAGCTCTGGCGCTGGGCGCCGCTGGATGTCAGCCTGCATCTCGCCCGCACACCCTACGAACCGGTCCCGGTTTCGATGGCGATGGCCGAGCTGGTGTCCAATCCCGCGCACCTGACCGCGGCGACCCGTGACGTATTGCACGTGGAGCCCGAAGTTGTTGCGTACCTGTGCACTTCGGGCAGCTTCATCAGGGGCCTCGACTACGAGAAGTCCCTGCGCGACACCATCTGCCGGGCTGGTGCGCAAGACGCCGTCACCACCTCCGGCGCACTCGTGGAGGCCATTCGGCATCTGGATATCAGTCGCGTCTCCGTGCTCACGCCCTACGACGAAATCCTCACGCACAAGCTGCACGATTTCCTCGCCGAGGCCGGTTGCACGGTAATCCGTTCCGACCACCTCGGATTGGGTGGCGGCATCTGGAAGGTCAACTACCGCACCATCGCCGAACGCATCGTCGGCGCCGACGACCCAGCGGCGCAGGCCATCTTCGTCAGCTGTACCAACCTGCCCACCTATGACGTCATCGAGCCACTCGAACAGGCCCTCGGCAAGCCCGTACTCACCGCGAACCAGCTCACCATGTGGGCGTGCCTGGGGCGGATGAAGCTGCCGATGACCGGTCCGGGGAAGTGGCTACTCAACGTTTTCTGATCGGAAGAAGTATGCAGGCACCCACCGTCGGTTTCATCTATCCCGACCACGCGGCCGAGGACGACTACCCGCTGGCCGCGGCGGTCCTCGGCGCGCGACTGCCCGTGGCGCACATCTACGGCACCGATCTGCACGCCATTCCCGAACTGCTGGATCTGGGCAGCCCGGACAAGCTGCGCCACGGCGCCGAGCTGCTCGCGCCGCAGCAACCGGACGCGGTCGTCTGGGCCTGCACCTCGGGCAGTTTCGTCTATGGACCGGAGGGTGCGCGCGATCAGGCGCGCGCCTTGGCCGACGCGGCGGAAGTACCGGCGTCCAGCACCAGCCTCGCCTTCGTCGCGGCCGCGCGGGCACTCGACGTGCGCCGCGTCGCCATCGCCGCCAGCTATCCGGACGAGGTCGCGCGATTGTTCGTCGAGTTCTTGGCCGACGCCGGCATCGAGGTGGTTTCGCTGTCGAGCGCGGGTATCGACACCGCCGCCGAGGTCGGCACCCTCACGCCCGCGCAGGTACGCGAGCTCGCGGTGACCAACGATCACCCCGACGCGCAGGCGCTGCTGATTCCGGACACCGCGATGCACACCCTCGCGGTACTGCCGGAACTGGAAGCCGCCCTTGGCAAGACGGTGCTGACCGCCAACCAGGTCACCATCTGGGAGGGCCTGCGACTGGTCGGCAGCACCGCGCCGGCCGCTTCGCTCGGCACTCTTTTCGCGGAAGGGCACTCCTATGTCGGTCATTGATTTCGAGCCGGTGCACCAGCAGTCGACCGCGGAGATGATCGCCGACCGACTGCGCGAGGCCATCATGCGCGGCAATCTCGCGCCCGGCGTCCAACTCGGGGAGGCCGACCTCGCGACCCGGTTCGGGGTGTCGCGCGGTCCGGTGCGCGAGGCGATGCAGCGGCTGCTCTCCGAGGGGCTGCTGTACAGCATCCGCAATCGCGGCATCTTCGTCATCGAACTGACCGTCGACGATGTCGTCGATATCTACCGGGCCAGAACCGCCATCGAAGGCGGCGCGCTCGCCCTGATCCTCGACGGCCGCCGCGATATCGCCTACACCGCCCTCGGCCCCAGCGTCACCGATATGTGCGCCCACGCCGAAAGCGGCAATGCCGCAGGCGTATCCGATGCCGACCAAGCCTTCCACGAGGCCCTGGTCGACAGCGCGGGCAGCCCGCGCCTGGTCCGCGCGGCCCGCACCCTACTCATCGAAACCCGAATGTGCCTGGGCGCCTTGCAAACAACGTATCCGGACCTGCGCGAACAAGCCCAGGAACACGTCGACCTGCGCGAGGCGATCGGAGCCGGCCCCAAACCCCGCGCCCGCACCCTGCTCATCGAGCATATGAACGATGCGATCCACCGCCTACGGCGCCGCTACCCCGAACAAGTCGATCGCTGAACCGCCCGCACCGATATCGATGAACTGGCGGACACCGGATTCGGCGGCCGTGCGGACGCCCTGCAGCAGAAATCGGCGGCTCATCTTGGCCAATGCTCGCGAGTCCGGCGCGACCTGCAGTATTCGCTGGGCGAACACCTGATCGGCTTCGTAGTTGTCCCGAACCTCGACCGGCTGTCTGCGGAATCCTACGACAGGCGCCCCTCGGCCAGCTGGTTTCGGGATACCTCTGCGCCGAGCCGAGTCGGGCGGTGTGCGATGGCATGCGGTCTGCCGGGATAGGTCGATCGACCGATGTAGTGAGACGGGTCTCGCATTCACCATTGGCTGCACCGTCTCCTATCAAAGGAAATCTCATGTCCCGAACATCTCGGCG is part of the Nocardia sp. NBC_00565 genome and encodes:
- a CDS encoding aspartate aminotransferase family protein, with amino-acid sequence MTELSPVLKQATPVTVDHGAGCYLYGTDGRRYLDFTAGIGVTSTGHCHPRVVAAAQAQVASLIHGQYTTVMHRPMLQLIERLGTVLPEGLDSLFFANSGSEAIEAALRLARQATGRPNIVVFHGGFHGRTVAAATMTTSGTRFSAGFSPLMSGVHVAPFPTAFRYGWTEAEATAFALRELDYLFATVTSPAETAAFVVEPMLGEGGYIPGNSMFFRGLRERADRHGILLVFDEIQTGFGRTGKFFGHQHFGVRPDIITIAKGLASGFPLSGIAAPRELMAKAWPGSQGGTYGGNAVACAAAIATLDVIESEGLVDNAAARGTQLLAGLRASATKAIGDIRGLGLLAGLEFTTATGEPDTATATAAQRLAVEKGLLLLTCGAHMNVVRMIPPLIVTDTQIDDALAIWSAVLAEL
- a CDS encoding DUF3830 family protein, translated to MTRYITITLTKAGVTCRARLLDAEAPRTCDAVWNALPQEGDAFHAKYARNEVYTLVPRIGAAPHRENPTVTPIPGDVCLFDFEPWEIGNPAYGYEPGSTAHHEQGATDLALFYGRNNLLLNGDVGWVPGNVFATIETGLTDLATACNTLWLHGVQGETLAFARA
- a CDS encoding amidase, translated to MTYPDLNSATHPAAMTAVELVSAYAAGTLSPVEATEAILEAIAARDGALNAFCLVDPDRALVQAKESEARWNSGYARGLLDGVPISIKDIFLTEGWPTRRGSTSVDPSGPWPVDSPVAARLREDGMVFLGKTTTPEIAWKAVTDSPLTGITRNPADPSTTAGGSSGGSAAAVAAGMGPVSVGTDGGGSIRIPAAFCGIVGFKPTHGRIPLYPASPFGPLAHAGPMTRTVEDAALLMDILSLPDPRDPTALPPTVTTFRGQMLRDVRGLTVAYSPTLGYAEVDPEVTAIVDAAVRRLGEAELRVTAADPGFGDPREAFEVLWAAGAATMLAKFPDGTRERMDQGLRAVWERGESVSAVEYLDARAVAAQLGIAMGAFHATYDVLITPTMPIAAFEAGHDVPPGSDLTSWPQWTPFTYPFNMTQQPAISIPAGTTRAGLPVGLQIVGPRHSDDLVLALARYAEHVLAS
- a CDS encoding D-2-hydroxyacid dehydrogenase → MEQGPIVTVLHSDSVPGADLMARVAGRADVRYTEASGLADALRGAEVLFVYDFLTRAVPDAWHAADRLRWLHMGSTGVDPVMFPELRESEVVVTNTRGVFDTAIAEYVLGQLLGFAKDLGGSLRLQQRHVWRHRESERIVGATVLIVGTGTIGRAIARLLRAAGMTVRAVGRRARTTDPDFGNIGADLLAELPAADYVVVAAPLTPQTRKMFDARAFAAMKPHARFVNVGRGELVVTDDLVAALSAGSIAGAALDVVDPEPLPTGHPLWDLPNVLITPHNSGDFIGWRAEIVTAFTENFDKWITGLPLDNVVDKELGYVPG
- a CDS encoding maleate cis-trans isomerase family protein, translating into MELSFPDIEGPVAQRGIGIIAPFDLALERELWRWAPLDVSLHLARTPYEPVPVSMAMAELVSNPAHLTAATRDVLHVEPEVVAYLCTSGSFIRGLDYEKSLRDTICRAGAQDAVTTSGALVEAIRHLDISRVSVLTPYDEILTHKLHDFLAEAGCTVIRSDHLGLGGGIWKVNYRTIAERIVGADDPAAQAIFVSCTNLPTYDVIEPLEQALGKPVLTANQLTMWACLGRMKLPMTGPGKWLLNVF
- a CDS encoding maleate cis-trans isomerase family protein, whose amino-acid sequence is MQAPTVGFIYPDHAAEDDYPLAAAVLGARLPVAHIYGTDLHAIPELLDLGSPDKLRHGAELLAPQQPDAVVWACTSGSFVYGPEGARDQARALADAAEVPASSTSLAFVAAARALDVRRVAIAASYPDEVARLFVEFLADAGIEVVSLSSAGIDTAAEVGTLTPAQVRELAVTNDHPDAQALLIPDTAMHTLAVLPELEAALGKTVLTANQVTIWEGLRLVGSTAPAASLGTLFAEGHSYVGH
- a CDS encoding GntR family transcriptional regulator, with the protein product MSVIDFEPVHQQSTAEMIADRLREAIMRGNLAPGVQLGEADLATRFGVSRGPVREAMQRLLSEGLLYSIRNRGIFVIELTVDDVVDIYRARTAIEGGALALILDGRRDIAYTALGPSVTDMCAHAESGNAAGVSDADQAFHEALVDSAGSPRLVRAARTLLIETRMCLGALQTTYPDLREQAQEHVDLREAIGAGPKPRARTLLIEHMNDAIHRLRRRYPEQVDR
- a CDS encoding SAM-dependent methyltransferase, whose amino-acid sequence is MVNARPVSLHRSIDLSRQTACHRTPPDSARRRGIPKPAGRGAPVVGFRRQPVEVRDNYEADQVFAQRILQVAPDSRALAKMSRRFLLQGVRTAAESGVRQFIDIGAGGSAIDLFGVAAP